A single region of the Anguilla anguilla isolate fAngAng1 chromosome 17, fAngAng1.pri, whole genome shotgun sequence genome encodes:
- the LOC118217187 gene encoding F-box/LRR-repeat protein 20-like isoform X2: MRCVLPVPAPCPPLPLPLPSSAFRIFSFLDVVTLCRCAQVSRAWNVLALDGSNWQRIDLFDFQRDIEGRVVENISKRCGGFLRKLSLRGCLGVGDSALRTFAQNCRNIELLSLNGCTKITDTTCSSLSKFCPKLKHLDLASCTSVTNLSLKALSEGCPLMEQLNISWCDQVTKDGIQALVRCCPSLKGLFLKGCTQLEDDALKYIGGHCPELVTLNLQTCSQITDEGLICICRGCHQLQSLCVSGCANSTDATLNALGQNCPRLRILEVARCSQLTDVGFTTLARNCHELEKMDLEECVQITDGTLIQLSVHCPRLQVLSLSHCELITDDGIRHVGGGPCAHDRLEVIELDNCPLITDASLEHLKNCHSLDRIELYDCQQITRAGIKRLRTHLPNIKVHAYFAPVTPPPSVGGSRQRFCRCCVLL; the protein is encoded by the exons ATGAGATGTGTCCTGCCCGTCCCTGCTCCatgtcctcctctccctctccctctcccctcctctgcttTTAGGATCTTCTCCTTCTTGGATGTGGTGACTCTGTGCCGCTGTGCCCAGGTCTCACGG GCCTGGAACGTCCTGGCATTGGATGGCAGCAACTGGCAGAGGATAGACCTGTTTGACTTCCAGAGAGACATTGAG GGCCGTGTTGTGGAGAACATCTCCAAGCGCTGCGGAGGCTTCCTGAGGAAGCTCAGCCTAAGGGGATGCCTGGGCGTAGGGGACAGTGCACTGAG GACCTTCGCCCAGAACTGCAGGAACATTGAATTACTCAGTCTGAACGGCTGCACCAAGATCACGgacac cacGTGCTCCAGTCTCAGTAAGTTCTGTCCGAAACTGAAGCACCTGGACTTGGCCTCCTGCACCTCCGTCACTAACCTGTCCCTCAAAGCGCTCAG TGAAGGCTGCCCCCTGATGGAGCAGCTGAATATCTCCTGGTGTGACCAGGTGACCAAGGATGGGATCCAGGCCCTGGTTCGCTGCTGTCCCAGTCTGAAGGGCCTGTTTCTCAAGGGCTGCACACAG tTGGAGGATGATGCTCTGAAGTACATTGGGGGGCATTGTCCTGAGCTGGTCACCCTCAATCTGCAGACGTGCTCG CAGATCACGGACGAGGGCCTCATCTGCATCTGCCGGGGCTGCCACCAGCTGCAGTCCCTCTGCGTGTCCGGATGCGCCAACTCCACCGACGCCACCCTCAACGCGCTGGGCCAGAACTGCCCCCGCCTCAG AATACTGGAGGTGGCTCGCTGCTCCCAGCTCACCGATGTGGGATTCACTACTCTGGCGCGG AACTGCCATGAGCTGGAGAAGATGGACCTAGaggagtgtgtgcag ATCACGGACGGCACTCTGATCCAGCTTTCCGTTCACTGCCCTCGGCTGCAGGTTCTG AGCCTGTCGCACTGCGAGCTGATCACGGACGACGGGATCAGGCACGTGGGCGGCGGCCCGTGCGCGCACGACCGGCTGGAGGTCATCGAGCTGGACAACTGCCCGCTGATCACCGACGCCTCGCTGGAGCACCTGAAGAACTGCCACAGCCTGGACCGCATCGAGCTCTACGACTGCCAGCAGATCACCCGCGCCGGCATCAAGAGGCTCAGG ACTCACTTGCCGAATATCAAAGTACACGCCTACTTTGCCCcggtgactccgcccccctcggTCGGGGGAAGCCGGCAGCGGTTCTGTCGCTGCTGCGTCCTGCTATGA
- the LOC118217187 gene encoding F-box/LRR-repeat protein 20-like isoform X1 gives MGKEINGVSRSRFEMFSNSDEAVINRKLPKELLLRIFSFLDVVTLCRCAQVSRAWNVLALDGSNWQRIDLFDFQRDIEGRVVENISKRCGGFLRKLSLRGCLGVGDSALRTFAQNCRNIELLSLNGCTKITDTTCSSLSKFCPKLKHLDLASCTSVTNLSLKALSEGCPLMEQLNISWCDQVTKDGIQALVRCCPSLKGLFLKGCTQLEDDALKYIGGHCPELVTLNLQTCSQITDEGLICICRGCHQLQSLCVSGCANSTDATLNALGQNCPRLRILEVARCSQLTDVGFTTLARNCHELEKMDLEECVQITDGTLIQLSVHCPRLQVLSLSHCELITDDGIRHVGGGPCAHDRLEVIELDNCPLITDASLEHLKNCHSLDRIELYDCQQITRAGIKRLRTHLPNIKVHAYFAPVTPPPSVGGSRQRFCRCCVLL, from the exons ATGGGGAAGGAGATCAACGGTGTGTCTCGGAGCCGGTTTGAG ATGTTCTCAAACAGCGACGAAGCTGTCATCAACAGGAAGTTGCCGAAGGAGCTGCTGCTACG GATCTTCTCCTTCTTGGATGTGGTGACTCTGTGCCGCTGTGCCCAGGTCTCACGG GCCTGGAACGTCCTGGCATTGGATGGCAGCAACTGGCAGAGGATAGACCTGTTTGACTTCCAGAGAGACATTGAG GGCCGTGTTGTGGAGAACATCTCCAAGCGCTGCGGAGGCTTCCTGAGGAAGCTCAGCCTAAGGGGATGCCTGGGCGTAGGGGACAGTGCACTGAG GACCTTCGCCCAGAACTGCAGGAACATTGAATTACTCAGTCTGAACGGCTGCACCAAGATCACGgacac cacGTGCTCCAGTCTCAGTAAGTTCTGTCCGAAACTGAAGCACCTGGACTTGGCCTCCTGCACCTCCGTCACTAACCTGTCCCTCAAAGCGCTCAG TGAAGGCTGCCCCCTGATGGAGCAGCTGAATATCTCCTGGTGTGACCAGGTGACCAAGGATGGGATCCAGGCCCTGGTTCGCTGCTGTCCCAGTCTGAAGGGCCTGTTTCTCAAGGGCTGCACACAG tTGGAGGATGATGCTCTGAAGTACATTGGGGGGCATTGTCCTGAGCTGGTCACCCTCAATCTGCAGACGTGCTCG CAGATCACGGACGAGGGCCTCATCTGCATCTGCCGGGGCTGCCACCAGCTGCAGTCCCTCTGCGTGTCCGGATGCGCCAACTCCACCGACGCCACCCTCAACGCGCTGGGCCAGAACTGCCCCCGCCTCAG AATACTGGAGGTGGCTCGCTGCTCCCAGCTCACCGATGTGGGATTCACTACTCTGGCGCGG AACTGCCATGAGCTGGAGAAGATGGACCTAGaggagtgtgtgcag ATCACGGACGGCACTCTGATCCAGCTTTCCGTTCACTGCCCTCGGCTGCAGGTTCTG AGCCTGTCGCACTGCGAGCTGATCACGGACGACGGGATCAGGCACGTGGGCGGCGGCCCGTGCGCGCACGACCGGCTGGAGGTCATCGAGCTGGACAACTGCCCGCTGATCACCGACGCCTCGCTGGAGCACCTGAAGAACTGCCACAGCCTGGACCGCATCGAGCTCTACGACTGCCAGCAGATCACCCGCGCCGGCATCAAGAGGCTCAGG ACTCACTTGCCGAATATCAAAGTACACGCCTACTTTGCCCcggtgactccgcccccctcggTCGGGGGAAGCCGGCAGCGGTTCTGTCGCTGCTGCGTCCTGCTATGA
- the LOC118217187 gene encoding F-box/LRR-repeat protein 20-like isoform X3 has translation MFSNSDEAVINRKLPKELLLRIFSFLDVVTLCRCAQVSRAWNVLALDGSNWQRIDLFDFQRDIEGRVVENISKRCGGFLRKLSLRGCLGVGDSALRTFAQNCRNIELLSLNGCTKITDTTCSSLSKFCPKLKHLDLASCTSVTNLSLKALSEGCPLMEQLNISWCDQVTKDGIQALVRCCPSLKGLFLKGCTQLEDDALKYIGGHCPELVTLNLQTCSQITDEGLICICRGCHQLQSLCVSGCANSTDATLNALGQNCPRLRILEVARCSQLTDVGFTTLARNCHELEKMDLEECVQITDGTLIQLSVHCPRLQVLSLSHCELITDDGIRHVGGGPCAHDRLEVIELDNCPLITDASLEHLKNCHSLDRIELYDCQQITRAGIKRLRTHLPNIKVHAYFAPVTPPPSVGGSRQRFCRCCVLL, from the exons ATGTTCTCAAACAGCGACGAAGCTGTCATCAACAGGAAGTTGCCGAAGGAGCTGCTGCTACG GATCTTCTCCTTCTTGGATGTGGTGACTCTGTGCCGCTGTGCCCAGGTCTCACGG GCCTGGAACGTCCTGGCATTGGATGGCAGCAACTGGCAGAGGATAGACCTGTTTGACTTCCAGAGAGACATTGAG GGCCGTGTTGTGGAGAACATCTCCAAGCGCTGCGGAGGCTTCCTGAGGAAGCTCAGCCTAAGGGGATGCCTGGGCGTAGGGGACAGTGCACTGAG GACCTTCGCCCAGAACTGCAGGAACATTGAATTACTCAGTCTGAACGGCTGCACCAAGATCACGgacac cacGTGCTCCAGTCTCAGTAAGTTCTGTCCGAAACTGAAGCACCTGGACTTGGCCTCCTGCACCTCCGTCACTAACCTGTCCCTCAAAGCGCTCAG TGAAGGCTGCCCCCTGATGGAGCAGCTGAATATCTCCTGGTGTGACCAGGTGACCAAGGATGGGATCCAGGCCCTGGTTCGCTGCTGTCCCAGTCTGAAGGGCCTGTTTCTCAAGGGCTGCACACAG tTGGAGGATGATGCTCTGAAGTACATTGGGGGGCATTGTCCTGAGCTGGTCACCCTCAATCTGCAGACGTGCTCG CAGATCACGGACGAGGGCCTCATCTGCATCTGCCGGGGCTGCCACCAGCTGCAGTCCCTCTGCGTGTCCGGATGCGCCAACTCCACCGACGCCACCCTCAACGCGCTGGGCCAGAACTGCCCCCGCCTCAG AATACTGGAGGTGGCTCGCTGCTCCCAGCTCACCGATGTGGGATTCACTACTCTGGCGCGG AACTGCCATGAGCTGGAGAAGATGGACCTAGaggagtgtgtgcag ATCACGGACGGCACTCTGATCCAGCTTTCCGTTCACTGCCCTCGGCTGCAGGTTCTG AGCCTGTCGCACTGCGAGCTGATCACGGACGACGGGATCAGGCACGTGGGCGGCGGCCCGTGCGCGCACGACCGGCTGGAGGTCATCGAGCTGGACAACTGCCCGCTGATCACCGACGCCTCGCTGGAGCACCTGAAGAACTGCCACAGCCTGGACCGCATCGAGCTCTACGACTGCCAGCAGATCACCCGCGCCGGCATCAAGAGGCTCAGG ACTCACTTGCCGAATATCAAAGTACACGCCTACTTTGCCCcggtgactccgcccccctcggTCGGGGGAAGCCGGCAGCGGTTCTGTCGCTGCTGCGTCCTGCTATGA